In Tachysurus vachellii isolate PV-2020 chromosome 12, HZAU_Pvac_v1, whole genome shotgun sequence, the following are encoded in one genomic region:
- the si:dkey-193c22.1 gene encoding uncharacterized protein si:dkey-193c22.1 yields the protein MNYSMRIPVAAAAIFVAIPYSISLTAQWLYGWPDKPGYKKYIEALKPRRIYGLTRAVLEMMKYLQYSRLYFQWNLWYKKNNKKQCVKGIPFGHRGNKLDLYHSPRLEQSDPELIPVVVFIYGGAWGSGERSMYCLLALQLAKELNASVICPDYTTYPKGNVLNMVQDISDSLMWVKENGHSFHLDKDNIVLIGHSAGAHLCTLTTLFLLEGVESLFIEPLTQTEIINSIKGIIGLSGVYDIMDHYEHEKTRAVEYISTMHKAMDGVENFEFYSPSARIRKLNKDQLKRVPPMGLIHGTDDIIVPAESSVRLCELLTSLSVTATLYLLPKINHTEVVTDLMAQDRRLYHTVFGCVKQEYQKLIRTS from the exons gctgctgctgctatatTTGTAGCTATTCCATACAGCATCTCACTTACTGCCCAGTGGTTGTATGGATGGCCTGATAAACCCGGCTACAAAAAGTATATAGAGGCTCTCAAACCCAG GCGGATCTACGGTTTGACGAGGGCTGTGCTGGAAATGATGAAGTATCTGCAGTACAGCAGGTTATATTTCCAGTGGAATCTGTGGTAcaagaaaaacaataagaagCAGTGTGTTAAA GGCATTCCCTTTGGTCACAGAGGCAACAAATTAGACTTGTATCATTCTCCAAGATTGGAGCAGTCAGACCCAGAGCTCATCCCAGTAGTAGTGTTTATCTATGGAGGAGCCTGGGGCTCAGGAGAGAGATCCATGTACTGTCTGCTTGCTCTACAACTAGCTAAAGAGCTTAATGCTTCAGTGATTTGCCCTGATTATACCACATATCCAAAG GGGAATGTTTTAAATATGGTCCAGGACATAAGTGACAGTCTGATGTGGGTGAAAGAGAACGGACATTCCTTCCATCTCGACAAA GATAACATAGTGTTAATAGGCCACTCTGCAGGAGCTCATCTGTGCACACTGACCACGCTGTTTCTGCTGGAAGGTGTGGAGTCGCTGTTCATCGAGCCGTTGACTCAGACAGAAATTATAAACTCTATTAAAGGCATCATAG GATTGAGTGGCGTGTACGATATAATGGACCATTACGAACACGAGAAGACACGAGCTGTTGAATACATCTCCACTATGCACAAAGCCATGGATGGTGTCGAGAACTTTGAGTTCTACTCACCTTCAGCTCGAATCAGAAAGCTAAACAAGGATCAGTTAAAAAG AGTTCCTCCAATGGGATTAATCCATGGCACTGATGACATCATCGTTCCCGCAGAGTCGTCAGTGCGACTGTGTGAGCTCCTCACTTCACTCTCTGTCACCGCCACCTTGTACCTCCTGCCCAAAATTAATCACACTGAGGTGGTTACGGATCTCATGGCACAAGACAGGCGCTTGTATCATACGGTGTTTGGCTGTGTCAAACAGGAATACCAAAAATTAATTAGAACGTCCTAA